A single genomic interval of Candidatus Alcyoniella australis harbors:
- a CDS encoding tetratricopeptide repeat protein produces MIGSSKQGLGRGILLLVALAALAANLSGLANGFVWDDIHMIVNNQTLRSYDGLVDAFTQQMYHGSERASPSFRPLHVAPYVLQYQWFRLHALPWHALSLLLYVALCPLLAVLLRRSGLSARAATFAALLFAVHPLHAEEVGMLMGQGSLSGAILVGCALLLVLGNQSLARDLLAALLLFASLLCKPTVLFVPIAAAALLLVGAQGQPKRRWQRAARVGVLFAATCGVYLLLRNAVLGQYSPVEGGETISGPARGIVAGPQIALWYAAKLALPLNLCVDYAWKPVANWASPRVIVSITASVAAVAAAVWGLRRGRPWAAWLVWFLAALIPVSQLHELPDAVTDRYAFLPSLGLAALAGIGLDRVYQGGKARARLVIALLTLCCLVFAGISLKHNLDFRDTRTLWTCVRQVNPHSVRAFYNLGIMHLENDELDLAADELLAADKLDPHQPLILVALGDAYFRQGELEQAIAPLSAAVQIDPRAPGALRNLAIVELYLGRPADALQHIDKAHELFPDDPQIAADREQMRLHLANQLKYPANTKKINEICR; encoded by the coding sequence ATGATCGGCAGCTCGAAGCAGGGACTGGGCCGCGGGATCCTGCTGCTGGTGGCGCTGGCCGCCCTGGCCGCCAACCTAAGCGGGCTGGCCAACGGTTTTGTCTGGGACGACATCCACATGATCGTCAACAACCAGACCCTGCGCTCCTACGACGGCTTGGTCGATGCGTTCACCCAGCAGATGTATCACGGGTCGGAGCGCGCCTCGCCCAGTTTTCGGCCGTTGCACGTGGCGCCCTACGTGCTGCAGTACCAGTGGTTCAGGCTCCACGCGTTGCCGTGGCACGCGCTGAGCCTACTGCTCTACGTTGCGCTGTGCCCGTTGCTGGCCGTGCTGCTACGCCGCTCAGGCCTCAGCGCCCGGGCCGCGACCTTTGCCGCGCTACTGTTCGCGGTCCACCCGCTGCACGCCGAGGAGGTCGGGATGCTGATGGGGCAGGGCTCGCTTAGCGGCGCGATTCTCGTTGGCTGCGCCCTGCTGCTGGTGCTCGGGAACCAAAGCCTCGCGCGCGACCTGCTCGCCGCGCTGCTGTTGTTCGCCTCGCTGCTGTGTAAGCCCACGGTTTTGTTTGTGCCGATCGCGGCCGCGGCCCTGTTGCTGGTCGGCGCGCAGGGCCAGCCAAAGCGGCGCTGGCAGCGCGCGGCCCGCGTCGGCGTGTTGTTCGCCGCGACCTGCGGCGTGTACCTGCTGTTGCGCAACGCGGTTTTGGGCCAATACTCGCCGGTCGAGGGGGGCGAGACCATCAGCGGCCCGGCGCGCGGGATCGTGGCCGGTCCGCAGATCGCACTGTGGTACGCGGCCAAGCTGGCCCTGCCGCTGAACCTGTGCGTGGACTACGCGTGGAAGCCCGTTGCGAACTGGGCCTCGCCGCGCGTGATCGTGTCGATTACAGCATCGGTTGCGGCGGTCGCGGCCGCTGTCTGGGGCCTGCGGCGCGGTCGTCCCTGGGCAGCCTGGCTGGTCTGGTTCCTCGCGGCGCTAATTCCGGTCAGCCAACTGCACGAGCTGCCCGACGCGGTGACCGACCGCTACGCGTTCCTACCCTCGTTGGGCTTGGCCGCACTGGCGGGAATCGGCTTGGACCGCGTTTACCAAGGGGGCAAGGCGCGGGCGCGGCTGGTCATTGCGCTGCTGACACTGTGCTGCCTGGTGTTCGCCGGGATTTCGCTTAAGCACAACCTGGATTTCCGCGACACTCGGACCCTCTGGACTTGCGTGCGCCAGGTCAACCCGCACAGTGTGCGCGCCTTTTACAACCTCGGGATTATGCACCTGGAGAACGACGAGCTCGACCTGGCTGCGGACGAACTGCTCGCGGCGGACAAACTCGATCCGCACCAGCCGCTGATTTTGGTCGCCCTGGGCGACGCGTACTTTCGTCAGGGCGAGCTGGAGCAAGCTATTGCACCCCTGAGCGCGGCAGTGCAGATCGATCCGCGCGCGCCCGGGGCACTGCGCAACCTGGCGATCGTCGAGCTCTACCTGGGCCGTCCGGCCGATGCACTGCAACATATTGACAAGGCGCACGAATTGTTCCCCGACGATCCGCAGATCGCGGCCGATCGCGAGCAGATGCGTCTGCATCTGGCGAACCAGCTTAAATACCCAGCAAACACCAAAAAAATCAATGAGATATGTCGTTAA